In Turicibacter sanguinis, a genomic segment contains:
- a CDS encoding glycine--tRNA ligase, whose amino-acid sequence MSQVTMEKIVNMSKTQGFVYQGSEIYGGLANTWDYGPLGVELKNNVKKAWWKKFIQESPYNVGLDSAILMNPQTWVASGHVGGFSDPLMDCKVCKSRHRADKLIEDHGDDIVADGWTEEQMMNYIREHNIACPDCGAHDFTDIRQFELMFKTHMGVVSDEKSAVYLRPETAQGIFVNFKNVQRTSRKKIPFGIGQIGKSFRNEITPGNFTFRTREFEQMELEFFCKPGEDAKWYEFWKEYCWNWLVSLGMNPEHIRQREHSPEELSHYSNGTSDIEYRFPFGWGELWGVANRTDFDLKAHMKESGANFEYQDPTTNEKYVPYCIEPSVGADRVTLAFLVDAYAEETLENGETREVLKFHPALAPYKVAVLPLVKKLNEQALEVFADLSKHMMVDYDEAGTIGKRYRRQDAIGTPFCVTFDYDSLEDKKVTVRHRDTMEQERVAIDELVEYITSKIQF is encoded by the coding sequence ATGAGTCAAGTTACTATGGAAAAAATCGTAAATATGTCAAAAACACAAGGTTTCGTTTACCAAGGTAGTGAAATTTATGGTGGATTAGCGAACACTTGGGATTATGGGCCATTAGGTGTCGAATTAAAAAATAATGTTAAAAAAGCTTGGTGGAAAAAATTCATTCAAGAATCTCCATACAATGTAGGATTAGATAGCGCCATCTTAATGAACCCTCAAACATGGGTTGCATCAGGACATGTTGGAGGATTTAGTGATCCTTTAATGGACTGTAAAGTATGTAAAAGCCGTCACCGTGCCGATAAATTAATTGAAGATCATGGAGATGATATCGTAGCTGATGGATGGACAGAAGAACAAATGATGAATTACATCCGTGAACATAACATCGCATGTCCAGATTGTGGGGCACATGATTTCACAGATATTCGTCAATTTGAATTAATGTTCAAAACACACATGGGTGTTGTATCAGATGAAAAATCAGCTGTTTACTTACGTCCTGAAACAGCACAAGGAATCTTCGTTAACTTTAAAAACGTTCAACGTACATCTCGTAAAAAAATTCCATTTGGAATTGGACAAATCGGGAAATCATTCCGTAACGAAATTACACCAGGAAACTTTACATTCCGTACACGTGAATTCGAACAAATGGAATTAGAATTCTTCTGTAAACCAGGTGAAGATGCTAAGTGGTATGAATTCTGGAAAGAATATTGCTGGAATTGGCTAGTAAGCTTAGGAATGAACCCAGAGCACATCCGTCAACGTGAACATTCACCAGAAGAATTAAGTCATTATAGTAACGGAACATCAGATATTGAATATCGTTTCCCATTCGGATGGGGAGAATTATGGGGAGTTGCAAATCGTACAGATTTCGACTTAAAAGCTCATATGAAAGAATCAGGAGCAAACTTTGAATACCAAGATCCAACAACGAATGAAAAATACGTGCCATATTGTATTGAACCATCGGTTGGAGCTGATCGTGTAACCTTAGCCTTTTTAGTTGATGCTTATGCAGAAGAGACATTAGAAAATGGTGAAACACGTGAAGTGTTAAAATTCCATCCAGCTTTAGCTCCTTATAAAGTGGCAGTATTACCATTAGTTAAAAAATTAAATGAGCAAGCTTTAGAAGTATTTGCAGATTTATCAAAACACATGATGGTAGATTATGATGAAGCAGGAACAATTGGTAAACGTTACCGTCGTCAAGATGCAATCGGGACACCATTCTGTGTGACATTCGATTATGATTCATTAGAAGATAAAAAAGTAACTGTTCGTCACCGTGATACAATGGAACAAGAACGTGTTGCAATTGATGAGTTAGTTGAGTACATCACATCAAAAATTCAATTCTAA